The Candidatus Rokuibacteriota bacterium genome window below encodes:
- a CDS encoding glycosyltransferase family 4 protein has product MNICLANEYFPPHAPGGAEWSTEALARALARHGERVVVVTPNYGAPALEERDGFRVRRFPFPVKRPAGRAVVSQRVVLNPLFPIWCGLQLARAVSKEGAQVIHAQNKHMLLPGLIARRLTGVPVLLTIRDGSLIDPAPMCLHHGDRRPDDCGVGKLWRECSQEYFDLYMRGRRSRLATKLAFLGGWLDACFKQRFLRRLDALVGVSDGILGIYRRSGLLEGVRRIETIHTIPPLLAPASPERAAAARRAHGLEGRPVVLYVGKLSPGKGTADLAAAAPLVVAAVPDAVFVVVGEGATPLPEAPWLRRLGPLPNALVLGLYAAADVVAVPSIIPDSLSRVILEAMTAGRPVVGTQVGGTPELVVDGVTGLLVKPHDPVGLARALERLLLDEPLRLRLGEQARRHVEGRFSADLSVDRLLALYREVSAA; this is encoded by the coding sequence GTGAACATCTGTCTCGCGAACGAATATTTCCCGCCTCACGCGCCGGGCGGCGCCGAGTGGAGCACTGAGGCGCTGGCTCGGGCTCTCGCGCGCCACGGGGAGCGCGTGGTCGTCGTCACGCCCAACTACGGCGCGCCCGCGCTCGAGGAGCGCGACGGGTTCCGCGTCCGCCGCTTCCCCTTCCCGGTCAAGCGCCCGGCCGGCCGCGCGGTCGTGTCCCAGCGTGTGGTCCTGAACCCGCTCTTCCCGATCTGGTGCGGGCTCCAGCTGGCGCGCGCCGTCAGCAAAGAGGGCGCCCAGGTCATCCACGCCCAGAACAAGCACATGCTGCTGCCCGGTCTCATCGCGCGGCGGCTCACCGGCGTGCCCGTGCTGCTCACCATCCGCGACGGCAGCCTCATCGATCCCGCGCCGATGTGCCTGCATCACGGCGACCGCCGGCCGGACGACTGCGGCGTGGGCAAGCTCTGGCGCGAGTGCTCGCAGGAGTACTTCGATCTCTACATGCGAGGGCGCCGCTCCCGGCTCGCGACCAAGCTGGCCTTCCTCGGCGGCTGGCTGGACGCCTGCTTCAAGCAGCGCTTCCTCCGCCGTCTGGACGCCCTCGTGGGCGTGAGCGACGGCATCCTTGGGATTTACCGGCGATCGGGGCTACTCGAAGGCGTGAGGCGGATCGAGACGATCCACACCATCCCGCCGCTCCTGGCGCCGGCCTCGCCGGAGCGCGCCGCCGCGGCGCGCCGCGCCCACGGGCTCGAGGGGCGGCCCGTGGTCCTCTATGTCGGCAAGCTCTCGCCGGGCAAGGGGACGGCCGACCTCGCCGCGGCCGCTCCGCTCGTGGTCGCGGCCGTGCCCGACGCCGTCTTCGTCGTCGTCGGCGAAGGCGCCACGCCGCTGCCCGAGGCGCCCTGGCTTCGCCGTCTTGGGCCGCTGCCGAACGCCCTCGTGCTGGGGCTCTACGCGGCGGCCGACGTCGTCGCCGTGCCTTCGATCATCCCCGACTCGCTGAGCCGCGTCATTCTGGAGGCCATGACCGCCGGACGCCCGGTCGTCGGCACCCAGGTCGGCGGCACGCCGGAGCTCGTGGTGGACGGCGTGACGGGGCTCCTCGTCAAGCCCCATGACCCGGTCGGGCTCGCGCGCGCCCTCGAACGACTGCTGCTCGACGAGCCCCTCCGCCTGCGGTTGGGCGAGCAGGCCCGGCGCCACGTCGAAGGCCGCTTCAGCGCCGACCTCTCGGTGGACCGCCTGCTCGCCCTCTATCGCGAGGTGTCTGCCGCGTGA
- a CDS encoding polysaccharide deacetylase family protein: MSGTAVALRMDDVGAASKRHEVYGLTRVALGGLRLPFPGNFLFLKYLPPIKRWGPYRELTAADWEAVLERLARAGSRMTVGVTAGWVEDDGSVVPYPLKFPDASRVVRRGVERGLLEVANHGYTHCVLQDGRFRPRLFSGNRAEHREFYDWLPESVHREHLRRAQAILQDFLGRAVETFVPPGNVLSQKTLGAAAAAGIRVVSCLGAARWAPAPGLTLVDDARVLAFHDRDVVRGGAAWLDRLLAGAPAGGYATVREAAA; this comes from the coding sequence GTGAGCGGCACGGCCGTCGCGCTCCGGATGGACGACGTGGGCGCAGCCTCGAAGCGGCACGAGGTGTACGGGCTCACGCGTGTCGCGCTGGGCGGACTCAGGCTGCCCTTCCCCGGCAACTTCCTCTTCCTCAAGTACCTGCCGCCGATCAAGCGCTGGGGCCCCTACCGCGAGCTCACCGCCGCGGACTGGGAGGCGGTGCTCGAGCGGCTCGCCCGCGCCGGCTCGCGAATGACCGTGGGCGTCACCGCCGGCTGGGTCGAGGACGACGGCTCCGTCGTGCCGTACCCGCTCAAGTTCCCTGACGCCAGTCGTGTGGTCCGCCGCGGCGTCGAGCGAGGCCTGCTCGAGGTCGCCAACCACGGCTACACCCACTGCGTCCTCCAGGACGGGCGCTTCCGGCCTCGGCTCTTCTCGGGCAACCGGGCCGAGCACCGGGAGTTCTACGACTGGCTGCCCGAGAGCGTGCACCGCGAGCATCTGCGGCGGGCCCAGGCCATCCTTCAGGACTTCCTCGGCCGCGCCGTCGAGACGTTCGTGCCGCCCGGCAACGTGCTGTCGCAGAAGACGCTCGGCGCCGCGGCCGCGGCGGGCATCCGAGTCGTCTCGTGCCTCGGCGCGGCGCGCTGGGCGCCGGCGCCGGGACTCACGCTCGTGGACGACGCGCGCGTCCTGGCCTTCCACGACCGCGACGTCGTCCGCGGCGGCGCGGCGTGGCTCGATCGACTGCTGGCGGGCGCGCCCGCCGGCGGCTACGCCACGGTGCGCGAGGCGGCGGCGTGA
- a CDS encoding methyltransferase domain-containing protein has translation MSVGQSQVAATGSAGVWPEPVRSRLTQYYTRYYRDALGIPGWRDLVAARLGEESYEAGHLARLEAVLGRPVAGLRLLNVGCGTGGFTVMARRAGARAVGVDAEPAAVEICRLKALHEGGGGAALGAVEALPFRDGTFDLVYCFSTLEHVGSVSEAVREMMRVARSGGAVYVHGPNALSCYEGHYKLFWLPRMPKLLARWYLRARQRPTGFVDTLQPLLRGRLESLFRAAGARVTRLEAAEARMPETGSPLWPLVRAYYRLASVSPHIELLAQK, from the coding sequence ATGAGCGTGGGCCAGTCGCAGGTGGCCGCGACGGGCTCGGCCGGCGTCTGGCCCGAGCCGGTGCGGAGCCGCCTCACCCAGTACTACACGCGCTACTACCGTGACGCGCTCGGCATTCCCGGCTGGCGGGATCTGGTCGCGGCGCGGCTCGGGGAGGAATCGTACGAGGCCGGCCACCTGGCGCGCCTCGAGGCGGTCCTCGGCCGACCCGTGGCGGGCCTCAGGCTCCTGAACGTCGGCTGCGGCACGGGCGGCTTCACCGTGATGGCGCGGCGGGCGGGCGCGCGCGCCGTCGGCGTGGACGCCGAGCCGGCCGCCGTGGAGATCTGCCGGCTCAAGGCCCTGCACGAGGGCGGCGGCGGGGCCGCGCTAGGCGCCGTCGAGGCGCTGCCCTTCCGCGACGGGACCTTCGACCTCGTCTACTGCTTCTCGACGCTCGAGCACGTGGGGAGCGTATCCGAGGCCGTGCGGGAGATGATGCGGGTCGCGCGTTCCGGCGGGGCCGTCTACGTCCATGGGCCCAACGCGCTCAGCTGCTACGAGGGGCACTACAAGCTCTTCTGGCTGCCGCGCATGCCGAAGCTCCTGGCGCGCTGGTACCTGCGCGCCCGGCAGCGGCCGACCGGCTTCGTGGACACGCTCCAGCCCCTCCTGCGGGGACGGCTCGAATCGCTCTTCCGCGCGGCCGGCGCCCGGGTGACGCGGCTCGAGGCCGCGGAGGCGCGGATGCCCGAGACGGGCAGCCCGCTGTGGCCGCTGGTGCGGGCCTACTACCGTCTCGCGAGCGTGTCACCCCACATCGAGCTCCTGGCGCAGAAGTGA